The following are encoded in a window of Camarhynchus parvulus chromosome 1A, STF_HiC, whole genome shotgun sequence genomic DNA:
- the PEX26 gene encoding peroxisome assembly protein 26, with translation MRAEPPAWAPGPAQAAALLEEAADLLVLHRDFAAAVERCEAGCDSLGPGPGPGPGPGHESFAEVKCSLCVVGIQALAEMNRWREVLSWVLQYYHVPEHLPPKVLELCILLYSKVTEPQAMLEVGSSWLGSQANQRLPEFGSLLELYLAQVLLPLGRFGAAEELLRGCAAMDNERRLQLLGTIGESRRRWARREEETRPGAEEQQDPATETLLGVLSQKLLTMLTLLRRALRSMSNHFYLLPYKKMLLATFLLYLVVVRLDPASPTSLPFIYKLVQLFRQAWAAVLSPIHRPPIGH, from the exons ATGAGGGCCGAGCCGCCCGCCTGGGCCCCGGGGCCGGCGCAGGCGGCCGCGCTGCTGGAGGAGGCGGCGGatctgctggtgctgcaccGCGACTTCGCCGCCGCCGTGGAGCGCTGCGAGGCGGGCTGCGACAGCCtgggccccggccccggccccggccccggccccggccaCGAGAG TTTTGCAGAAGTGAAATGCTCCCTTTGTGTTGTGGGGATCCAGGCGCTGGCTGAGATGAACCGGTGGAGAGAAGTTCTGTCTTGGGTCCTGCAGTACTACCATGTCCCTGAGCATCTGCCTCCAAAAGTTCTGGAGCTGTG CATCCTGCTGTACAGCAAAGTGACAGAGCCGCAGGCGATGCTGGAGGTcggcagcagctggctgggatcCCAGGCCAACCAGAGGCTGCCCGAGTTCGGCTCGCTGCTGGAGCTGTACCTGGCGCAGGTGCTGCTGCCGCTGGGGCGCTTCGGGGCCGCGGAGGAGCTGCTGCGGGGCTGCGCCGCCATGGACAACGAGCGGCGGCTGCAGCTCCTCGGAACCATCGGCGAGAGCCGCCGCCGCTGGGCTCGGCGGGAGGAGGAGACACGCCCgggggctgaggagcagcaggacccagCCACAGAAACGCTTCTGG GAGTGCTGTCCCAAAAGCTCCTGACCATGTTGACGTTGCTGCGTAGAGCACTGAGGTCCATGTCAAACCACTTCTATTTACTTCCTTACAAGAAGATGCTCTTGGCTACTTTTTTGCTGTACCTGGTGGTGGTGAGATTAGACCCAG CTTCTCCCACGTCCCTGCCATTCATTTACAAACTGGTCCAGCTCTTCCGACAGGCTTGGGCAGCTGTGCTTTCTCCAATCCACAGGCCTCCAATTGGACACTGA